The Salvia splendens isolate huo1 chromosome 21, SspV2, whole genome shotgun sequence genome includes a window with the following:
- the LOC121783321 gene encoding ankyrin repeat-containing protein BDA1-like, which translates to MAGQNLFEKITICGERCSKTENGDPCCIAKIYHLLEVHAKEVKEMEEGNFAETPLHKAAAAGNTEVALEILSLMPSLGGKLNSGGWSPLHLAIKGAHRNTAMLMARFDKMLVRVKGKKGMTPLMLCAARSGKEEEEEEHGKHNEERRLLAQLLLACPESVSDRNNKNQTVVHVALENRGCKTVCMLVDWLKRRNQITSVLSVKDIDGNTALHAAALYGCQGGAKKLAGLVKVNRLNSEGNTALDLAKNQDIIYNLERKGAKRGRDIYRHTKADYVLDKATFPEAISRAYYYLTVQLTLEMRNTILVVATLIVAATYQGVFSPPGGLYPAPDPQIPNKTQVSSHLPFMGRRLLVTPEDKHLAGQMVMEKAKYRYFMPSNTFAFALSIVIVIFVVPGTPVFLILHICLVFMSMSYLLALDAISYYTGISNMIFYMSVYAIGGAFIVKLLYYPVKALLVDEDWWLRGISVKFDNFIGTKGNFYTISLKMKKQHMLLRLN; encoded by the exons ATGGCAGGacaaaatttatttgaaaaaataacaatatgTGGGGAGAGATGCTCAAAAACAGAGAATGGGGATCCCTGCTGCATAGCAAAAATATACCATCTGTTGGAAGTTCACGCAAAAGAGGTGAAGGAGATGGAAGAGGGCAATTTCGCGGAAACTCCGCTCCACAAAGCGGCCGCAGCGGGGAACACGGAGGTGGCGTTGGAGATCCTGAGCCTGATGCCCTCCCTGGGCGGGAAGCTGAATAGCGGAGGCTGGAGCCCCCTCCACCTGGCCATTAAGGGGGCTCACCGCAACACGGCGATGTTGATGGCGAGGTTCGACAAGATGCTGGTGCGGGTGAAGGGCAAGAAGGGGATGACACCGCTGATGCTGTGTGCAGCCAGATCTGgcaaggaggaggaggaggaggagcatggGAAGCACAATGAGGAGAGGAGGCTTCTTGCGCAGCTGCTGCTGGCGTGCCCGGAGTCGGTGAGCGACAGGAATAACAAGAACCAGACCGTGGTTCACGTGGCGCTGGAGAACAGGGGGTGCAAGACGGTGTGCATGCTGGTGGATTGGCTCAAGAGGAGGAATCAGATCACTTCGGTTTTGTCGGTCAAGGATATCGACGGCAACACGGCTCTTCATGCTGCGGCTCTCTATGGATGTCAAGGG GGGGCGAAAAAATTAGCGGGACTGGTCAAAGTAAACAGACTGAATTCCGAAGGCAACACTGCTCTAGACCTTGCCAAAAACCAAGATATTATATACAACTTAGAACGTAAAGGAGCCAAGCGCGGCAGAGATATCTACAGACATACAAAAGCCGATTACGTGCTCGACAAAGCAACCTTCCCCGAAGCCATCTCCCGTGCCTACTACTACCTAACAGTGCAACTCACCCTCGAGATGCGCAACACCATCTTGGTAGTGGCCACGCTCATCGTGGCCGCCACCTACCAGGGGGTGTTCAGCCCCCCTGGCGGCCTCTATCCCGCCCCCGACCCACAAATCCCCAACAAAACCCAAGTCAGCAGCCATCTCCCCTTTATGGGGCGGAGGCTGCTGGTGACCCCCGAGGACAAACACTTGGCCGGTCAGATGGTGATGGAGAAGGCAAAATACCGGTACTTCATGCCGTCCAACACGTTCGCGTTTGCGCTGTCAATCGTGATAGTGATATTTGTCGTCCCAGGCACGCCGGTGTTCTTGATCCTCCACATCTGCTTGGTCTTCATGTCCATGAGCTATCTTCTTGCTCTCGACGCTATATCTTATTACACGGGCATCTCCAACATGATCTTTTACATGTCCGTCTACGCCATTGGCGGAGCCTTTATTGTGAAGCTCTTGTATTATCCTGTCAAAGCGCTCCTCGTCGACGAGGATTGGTGGCTGCGGGGAATCAGCGTCAAATTTGACAACTTTATAGGAACCAAGGGGAATTTCTACACCATTAGCCTGAAAATGAAGAAGCAGCACATGCTTCTACGTCTTAACTGA
- the LOC121784472 gene encoding uncharacterized protein LOC121784472, with amino-acid sequence MLVDWLRRRNQITAVLSVKDLNGNTALHAAAQFGCPGYVYKTCIIAEKIVKLVKLNRLNSDKKTALDLAKMFHQTAVEKILEDKGAKESMDINIPLTTTDYVLTESTLHEKISRDYYYLTAQLILEMRNTILVVATLIVAATYQGVLQPPGGVYPSPDPETLVSRLHPSMGRRLLQLGDDTVLDPPRLLGVHVHYYTGISNMIYYMSLYAIVGAYVVKLLYYPVKALLVDEDWWLRGLSVKFANRFSGSQGKFSDAVMKMKKQHTVLRLN; translated from the exons ATGCTGGTGGACTGGCTGAGGAGGAGGAATCAGATCACCGCGGTTCTGTCCGTCAAGGATCTCAACGGCAACACGGCCCTGCATGCTGCAGCTCAATTTGGATGTCCAGGG tATGTATATAAAACATGCATAATTGCGGAAAAAATAGTGAAACTTGTGAAATTAAACAGACTGAATTCCGACAAGAAGACTGCTCTAGACCTTGCCAAAATGTTCCATCAAACTGCAGTGGAAAAAATCTTAGAAGACAAAGGGGCCAAGGAAAGCATGGACATTAACATACCTCTAACAACAACCGACTACGTCCTCACTGAATCAACCTTGCATGAAAAAATATCCCGAGACTACTACTACCTCACGGCGCAGCTCATCCTCGAGATGCGCAACACCATCTTGGTAGTGGCCACACTCATCGTGGCCGCCACCTACCAGGGGGTGCTCCAGCCCCCTGGCGGAGTCTATCCCTCTCCCGACCCAGAAACCCTAGTGAGCCGCCTCCACCCTAGTATGGGGCGGAGACTGCTGCAGTTAGGAGATGACAC TGTTCTTGATCCTCCACGTCTGCTTGGTGTTCATGTGCATTATTACACGGGCATCTCCAACATGATCTATTACATGTCGCTCTACGCCATTGTCGGGGCTTATGTCGTGAAGCTCCTGTATTATCCGGTGAAAGCGCTCCTTGTCGATGAGGATTGGTGGCTGCGGGGACTCAGTGTCAAATTTGCCAATCGTTTTAGCGGATCCCAAGGGAAATTCTCCGATGCTGTTATGAAGATGAAGAAGCAGCACACTGTGCTACGTCTTAATTGA
- the LOC121784787 gene encoding mitogen-activated protein kinase homolog MMK2-like — protein sequence MAPESKPDITGVLTHCGRYVRYNLYGNLFEVSSKYIPPLRPLGRGAYGLVCSTVNKETKEEVAIKKIGNAFDNRIDAKRSLREIKLLRHLDHENLIAIKDIIRPPRREAFNDVYIVYELMDTDLHQIIRSDQALTDDHCQYFLYQLLRGLRYIHSAHVLHRDLKPSNLFLNANCDLKIGDFGLARTTSETDFMTEYVVTRWYRAPELLLNCSDYTAAIDVWSVGCILAEIMTREPLFPGKDYVHQLRLITELLGTPDEASLKFLRSDNARRYVKQLPQYPKQNFAARFPSMSPLALDLLAKMLVFDPDQRITVDDAICHPYLSTLHDINDEPISSKPFSFDFEQPSLTEENVKDLIWRESLVFNPDPVS from the exons ATGGCTCCAGAAAGCAAGCCTGATATCACCGGAGTGCTCACGCACTGCGGGAGGTACGTGCGCTACAATCTCTACGGCAACCTGTTTGAGGTGTCCAGTAAATACATCCCTCCGCTTCGCCCTCTCGGCCGCGGCGCTTACGGCCTCGTCTG TTCGACTGTGAATAAGGAGACTAAAGAGGAGGTTGCAATTAAGAAAATTGGGAACGCATTTGATAACAGAATTGATGCCAAGAGGTCTTTGAGGGAGATTAAGCTCTTGCGCCATTTGGATCACGAAAAC CTTATTGCTATCAAGGATATTATAAGGCCACCAAGGAGGGAGGCTTTTAATGATGTGTACATTGTTTATGAACTGATGGATACAGACTTGCATCAGATAATCCGGTCAGATCAAGCGTTAACAGATGATCACTGTCAG TACTTTCTATATCAACTATTAAGAGGATTGAGATACATTCACTCAGCACATGTCTTGCATCGTGACCTTAAGCCTAGCAACTTATTTCTGAATGCAAACTGTGACCTTAAAATAGGAGATTTTGGGTTGGCAAGAACGACATCTGAAACAGATTTTATGACTGAATATGTTGTCACTCGTTGGTATCGAGCACCTGAGTTGCTCCTTAATTGCTCAGACTACACTGCTGCAATTGATGTATGGTCTGTTGGTTGCATTCTTGCTGAAATAATGACACGAGAACCGCTATTCCCTGGAAAAGACTATGTTCATCAGCTGAGGCTCATTACTGAG CTATTAGGCACACCCGATGAAGCAAGCCTAAAATTTCTACGAAGTGATAATGCACGGAGATATGTTAAACAGCTGCCCCAGTACCCAAAACAAAATTTTGCTGCAAGATTTCCAAGTATGTCACCACTGGCTCTGGATTTGCTAGCAAAGATGCTTGTTTTTGATCCAGACCAACGTATAACTG TTGATGATGCTATCTGTCATCCGTATCTATCCACTCTTCACGATATAAATGACGAACCAATTAGCTCCAAACCTTTCAGTTTTGATTTCGAGCAGCCATCATTAACAGAAGAAAATGTCAAGGATCTAATTTGGAGGGAATCACTCGTTTTTAATCCAGATCCAGTCAGTTAG
- the LOC121784786 gene encoding probable polygalacturonase: MVSLNSQAHPHPHPNTQKMHRIVTNLQVIHVILVLAATFPLRSTAGRLHSHDNFRYCAISCRANAASLTDFGGVGDGTTSNTKAFQAAISHLGQYAEYGGSMLFVPPGKWLTGSFNLTSHFTLFLHKDAVLLASQEESEWAVIEPLPSYGRGRDTEGGRYISLIFGTNLTDVIITGDNGTIDGQGESWWNKFHKGELQYTRPYLIEIMYSENVQISNLTLLNSPSWNVHPIYSSNVIVQGLTILAPVKSPNTDGINPDSCTNTRIEDCYIVSGDDCIAVKSGWDQYGIAFGMPTKQLVIRRLTCISPDSAVIALGSEMSGGIEDVRAEDILAINSESGVRIKTAVGRGGYVKDIYVRGMTMKTMKWAFWMTGNYGSHPDNNYDPNAFPSIQNINYRDMVAENVTMAARLEGIAGDPFTGICISNVTIEMAKKAKKVIWNCTDVEGVSSSVVPKPCDKLMNQESGCDFPKVPLPIDNVEIQSCYYRRKFPLGDHVLKHL, encoded by the exons ATGGTCTCTCTCAATTCTCAAGCACATCCACACCCACACCCAAACACACAAAAGATGCACAGAATAGTCACAAATTTGCAG GTCATTCACGTCATATTGGTTCTTGCTGCCACGTTTCCGCTGAGATCAACCGCCGGGCGGTTACACAGTCATGATAACTTCCGGTACTGCGCCATAAGCTGCCGCGCTAACGCCGCGTCCCTGACGGATTTCGGAGGAGTCGGAGATGGAACGACGTCGAATACGAAAGCTTTTCAGGCAGCCATCTCCCATCTGGGGCAGTACGCGGAATATGGCGGATCCATGCTGTTTGTTCCGCCGGGGAAGTGGCTCACCGGAAGCTTCAACCTCACCAGCCATTTCACTCTCTTCCTGCACAAAGATGCTGTTCTTCTCGCTTCTCAGGAAGAGAGTGAATGGGCTGTGATAGAGCCACTGCCATCCTACGGCCGAGGGCGAGACACCGAGGGTGGAAGGTACATCAGTCTAATCTTCGGCACAAACCTTACCGATGTTATTATAACAG GGGATAACGGCACAATTGATGGTCAAGGGGAGTCATGGTGGAACAAATTTCACAAGGGAGAACTACAATACACTAGGCCTTACCTCATCGAGATCATGTATTCCGAGAATGTTCAGATATCCAACTTGACTCTCCTTAACTCGCCTTCCTGGAACGTCCATCCTATCTACAGCAG cAATGTGATAGTGCAAGGCCTAACAATTCTGGCACCTGTAAAATCTCCAAACACAGATGGTATCAATCCAG ATTCTTGCACCAACACTCGGATTGAGGACTGCTACATCGTGTCCGGGGACGACTGCATTGCGGTGAAGAGTGGCTGGGACCAGTACGGGATCGCGTTTGGGATGCCAACCAAGCAGCTGGTGATCAGAAGGCTCACTTGCATATCCCCAGACAGCGCTGTGATCGCGTTGGGGAGTGAGATGTCGGGAGGGATTGAGGACGTGAGAGCGGAGGACATCCTCGCCATCAATTCAGAGTCGGGCGTTAGGATCAAGACAGCTGTCGGGAGAGGCGGGTATGTCAAGGATATATACGTGAGAGGGATGACGATGAAAACCATGAAGTGGGCGTTCTGGATGACGGGAAACTACGGTTCTCACCCAGACAACAACTACGACCCCAACGCGTTTCCTTCGATCCAGAACATCAACTACCGCGACATGGTGGCTGAGAATGTGACCATGGCAGCTAGGCTGGAGGGAATCGCGGGTGATCCTTTCACCGGGATCTGCATATCCAATGTGACAATCGAGATGGCTAAGAAGGCGAAGAAGGTCATCTGGAACTGCACCGATGTTGAAGGGGTGTCGAGTAGTGTAGTTCCAAAGCCCTGTGATAAGCTGATGAACCAGGAATCGGGTTGCGATTTTCCCAAAGTGCCTTTACCTATAGATAATGTGGAAATACAGAGCTGTTATTACAGAAGGAAGTTTCCATTAGGTGATCATGTTCTCAAACATTTGTAA